A single Pan paniscus chromosome 21, NHGRI_mPanPan1-v2.0_pri, whole genome shotgun sequence DNA region contains:
- the CSTF1 gene encoding cleavage stimulation factor subunit 1, with product MYRTKVGLKDRQQLYKLIISQLLYDGYISIANGLINEIKPQSVCAPSEQLLHLIKLGMENDDTAVQYAIGRSDTVAPGTGIDLEFDADVQTMSPEASEYETCYVTSHKGPCRVATYSRDGQLIATGSADASIKILDTERMLAKSAMPIEVMMNETAQQNMENHPVIRTLYDHVDEVTCLAFHPTEQILASGSRDYTLKLFDYSKPSAKRAFKYIQEAEMLRSISFHPSGDFILVGTQHPTLRLYDINTFQCFVSCNPQDQHTDAICSVNYNSSANMYVTGSKDGCIKLWDGVSNRCITTFEKAHDGAEVCSAIFSKNSKYILSSGKDSVAKLWEISTGRTLVRYTGAGLSGRQVHRTQAVFNHTEDYVLLPDERTISLCCWDSRTAERRNLLSLGHNNIVRCIVHSPTNPGFMTCSDDFRARFWYRRSTTD from the exons ATGTACAGAACCAAAGTGGGCTTGAAGGACCGCCAGCAGCTCTACAAGCTGATCATTAGCCAGCTGCTATATGACGGCTACATCAGCATCGCCAATGGCCTCATCAATGAAATCAAGCCTCAGTCTGTGTGTGCACCCTCGGAGCAGCTCCTGCATCTCATCAAACTAG gaatggaaaatgatgATACCGCAGTTCAGTATGCAATTGGTCGTTCAGATACTGTTGCCCCTGGCACAGGGATTGACCTGGAATTTGATGCAGATGTTCAGACTATGTCCCCAGAGGCTTCTGAGTACGAAACATGCTATGTCACATCACATAAAGGACCATGCCGTGTAGCTACCTATAGTAGAGATGGACAGTTAATAGCTACTGGGTCTGCTGATGCTTCGATAAAGATACTTGACACAGAGAGGATGTTGGCCAAAAGTGCCATGCCAATAGAG GTCATGATGAATGAGACCGCACAACAAAATATGGAAAACCACCCAGTGATTCGAACTCTTTATGACCATGTGGATGAAGTCACGTGCCTCGCTTTCCACCCAACAGAACAGATCCTGGCTTCTGGTTCAAGGGATTATACTcttaaattatttgattattcCAAACCATCAGCAAAAAGAGCCTTCAAATACATTCAG GAAGCTGAAATGTTACGTTCCATCTCTTTTCATCCTTCTGGAGACTTTATACTTGTCGGAACTCAGCATCCTACTCTTCGCCTTTATGATATCAACACCTTTCAATGTTTTGTCTCTTGCAATCCTCAAGATCAACACACCGATGCTATATGTTCCGTTAATTACAATTCTAGTGCCAATATGTACGTAACTGGAAGCAAGGATGGCTGCATCAAATTATGGGATGGTGTTTCAAATCGATGCATCACGACTTTTGAGAAAGCACATGACGGTGCTGAAGTTTGTTCTGCCATTTTTTCCAAAAATTCTAAATACATTCTCTCAAGTGGAAAAGACTCTGTAGCTAAACTTTGGGAAATATCAACAGGACGAACACTGGTCAGATACACGG GCGCGGGTTTAAGTGGACGCCAGGTGCACCGGACACAGGCTGTGTTTAACCACACCGAGGACTATGTGTTGCTGCCCGACGAGAGGACGATCAGTCTTTGCTGCTGGGACTCGAGGACAGCCGAGCGGAGAAACCTGCTGTCTTTGGGGCACAACAATATTGTACGCTGCATAGTGCACTCCCCCACCAACCCCGGCTTCATGACGTGCAGCGATGACTTCAGAGCGCGGTTTTGGTACCGGAGATCGACCACCGACTGA